Proteins encoded together in one Passer domesticus isolate bPasDom1 chromosome 6, bPasDom1.hap1, whole genome shotgun sequence window:
- the ANO9 gene encoding anoctamin-9 isoform X3, translating to MQDEILLTPCREFPAEDTDSFASPNEEKWDFVLVSDIHEMGSEKEIKRKKFLDELSKKGFTIKKIEDTKLFYGVRAPQHIFWKYQCLLTNPNSRQQNFSAYQDVPVTTRIRVVHFILQNTVTSDLEKLHDLMKKKVFEAAFPLHKKEEIREILKKKWARWRVLFKEQPIEEIRCYFGEKVALYFAWLGWYTYLLIFAALAGLATVAAGATVFSSSQVSKEICDANNTIMCPLCDQNCSFWVLSDTCTYAKVTHMIDNEATVVFAMFMAIWATVFLELWKRERANVATSWDLYGWDEEEEELALQLINNSQHEPRLYQHSYFRSTIVLILALLMIMVLIGIAHALVIYRAVAMALFTQSDVSLLSKHADIIAVMTGAVLHYLTIVIMTKVNWHVALFLCDLEKPRTFSQRENNFTVKIFLFQFFTNFSSLIYIAFFLGRINGHPGHYVRIAGHWRLEECHPSGCITDLFIQMAVIMVLKQTISNIMEYLIPLISHQLRKKKKHPKKRSLMLGEEEEAEDPCKRQWLNNYELNEVNVFSLFNEYLEIVIQYSFTTIFVAAFPLAPLLALINNVIEIHMDAIKMMRLRRRMVPRKAKDIGIWLQVLEAIGILAVIGNGLVIAITSDFIPVQVYKYMYSPCMRENHTSMDCSTGYINNSLSVFHIQDFEPHTKVLPEFKGKQIKECRYRDYRNADDYTYTVQFWHIFAARLAFLILFEHVALCVKLIAAWYIPDVPQKVKNKILTEKHSNLRNELRERSPSSATPWGLFPQERVLCNPLHHGSNLTSRNPPKTAAITAEYSTEV from the exons AAAATTGAGGACACAAAGCTCTTTTATGGAGTCCGTGCCCCACAGCACATCTTCTGGAAATACCAGTGTCTCCTGACAAACCCCAACAGCAGGCAGCAAAACTTCAGTGCCTACCAGGATGTCCCAGTGACCACCAG GATACGGGTGGTGCACTTCATCCTCCAGAACACTGTGACGTCTGACTTAG AGAAGCTGCATGACCTGATGAAGAAGAAGGTGTTTGAGGCAGCCTTTCCCCTGCACAAG AAAGAAGAGATAAGGGAAATACTAAAGAAGAAGTGGGCTCGCTGGAGAGTTCTATTTAAGGAACAGCCAATTGAGGAGATCAG GTGCTATTTTGGAGAGAAGGTGGCCTTGTACTttgcctggctgggctggtACACCTACCTGCTGATTTTcgctgccctggctgggctggcaaCCGTCGCAGCTGGGGCTACTGTTTTCAGTTCCAGCCAGGTGAG CAAGGAGATCTGTGATGCCAACAACACCATCATGTGCCCGCTCTGCGACCAGAACTGCTCGTTCTGGGTCCTCTCTGACACCTGCACCTATGCCAAG GTCACTCACATGATTGATAACGAGGCCACAGTGGTGTTTGCCATGTTCATGGCCATCTGGG CCACTGTATTCCTGGAGCTGTGGAAGAGGGAGAGAGCCAATGTGGCCACCAGCTGGGACCTGTACGGGTGGGATGAGGAAGAG gaggagTTGGCTCTGCAGCTGATCAATAACTCTCAGCACGAACCCCGGCTGTACCAGCACTCCTACTTCCGCAGCACCATTGTCCTCATCTTGGCCCTGCTGATG ATCATGGTGCTGATCGGCATCGCCCACGCGCTCGTCATCTACCGGGCGGTGGCCATGGCCCTGTTCACGCAGAGCGACGTGAGCCTGCTCAGCAAGCACGCCGACATCATCGCCGTCATGACGGGGGCCGTGCTGCACTACCTCACCATCGTCATCATGACCAAG gtcaaCTGGCACGTGGCCCTCTTCCTGTGTGACCTGG AGAAACCACGGACCTTCTCCCAGCGGGAGAACAACTTCACTGTGAAGATCTTCCTCTTTCAGTTCTTCACAAACTTCTCCTCGCTCATCTACATCGCCTTCTTCCTGGGACG GATCAATGGCCACCCAGGGCACTACGTGCGCATCGCTGGCCACTGGAGGCTGGAGGAG TGCCACCCTAGTGGCTGCATCACCGACCTCTTCATCCAGATGGCTGTCATCATGGTGCTCAAGCAGACCATCAGCAACATCATGGAGTATCTCATCCC TTTGATATCCCACCAGCTacggaagaagaaaaagcaccCCAAGAAGAGAAGTCTAATGttaggagaggaggaggaggcagaggaccCCTGCAAAAGGCAGTGGCTGAATAACTATGAACTCAACGAGGTCAACGTCTTCAGCTTGTTCAACGAGTACCTGGAGATAG TGATCCAGTACAGCTTCACCACCATCTTCGTGGCAGCCTTTCCTCTGGCCCCGCTGCTGGCCCTCATCAACAACGTCATCGAGATCCACATGGATGCCATCAAGATGATGCGGCTGCGCCGGCGCATGGTGCCCAGGAAGGCCAAGGACATCG GGATCTGGCTGCAGGTCCTAGAGGCCATTGGCATCCTGGCTGTCATTGGGAACGGGCTGGTGATCGCCATCACCTCCGACTTCATCCCCGTGCAGGTCTACAAGTACATGTACAGCCCCTGCATGAGGGAGAACCACACCAGCATGGA CTGCTCCACTGGCTACATCAACAACAGCCTCTCCGTATTCCACATCCAGGACTTCGAGCCCCACACCAAGGTGCTGCCAGAATTTAAAGGGAAGCAGATCAAGGAGTGCAG GTACCGGGATTACCGGAATGCTGACGACTACACCTACACTGTCCAGTTCTGGCACATCTTCGCAGCCCGGCTCGCCTTCCTCATCCTCTTCGAG CACGTGGCTCTGTGCGTGAAGCTGATCGCAGCCTGGTACATCCCCGATGTCCCCCAGAAGGTCAAGAATAAAATTCTGACGGAAAAACACAGCAATCTCCGCAATGAGCTGAG ggagaggagtccttcctCTGCTACACCATGGGGTCTCTTCCCACAGGAGAGAGTTCTCTGCAACCCTCTCCACCACGGCTCCAATCTCACAAGCAGGaatcctcccaaaactgctgcaat cACGGCAGAATACTCCACCGAGGTGTAG
- the ANO9 gene encoding anoctamin-9 isoform X2 — MQDEILLTPCREFPAEDTDSFASPNEEKWDFVLVSDIHEMGSEKEIKRKKFLDELSKKGFTIKKIEDTKLFYGVRAPQHIFWKYQCLLTNPNSRQQNFSAYQDVPVTTRIRVVHFILQNTVTSDLEKLHDLMKKKVFEAAFPLHKVRLSTQCLGGKSRRDGGAGWGGGDLGVTGAAPRARWVKGKAPGSCPAAGQGTKGALMFLHPTNFSALQKEEIREILKKKWARWRVLFKEQPIEEIRCYFGEKVALYFAWLGWYTYLLIFAALAGLATVAAGATVFSSSQVSKEICDANNTIMCPLCDQNCSFWVLSDTCTYAKVTHMIDNEATVVFAMFMAIWATVFLELWKRERANVATSWDLYGWDEEEEELALQLINNSQHEPRLYQHSYFRSTIVLILALLMIMVLIGIAHALVIYRAVAMALFTQSDVSLLSKHADIIAVMTGAVLHYLTIVIMTKVNWHVALFLCDLEKPRTFSQRENNFTVKIFLFQFFTNFSSLIYIAFFLGRINGHPGHYVRIAGHWRLEECHPSGCITDLFIQMAVIMVLKQTISNIMEYLIPLISHQLRKKKKHPKKRSLMLGEEEEAEDPCKRQWLNNYELNEVNVFSLFNEYLEIVIQYSFTTIFVAAFPLAPLLALINNVIEIHMDAIKMMRLRRRMVPRKAKDIGIWLQVLEAIGILAVIGNGLVIAITSDFIPVQVYKYMYSPCMRENHTSMDCSTGYINNSLSVFHIQDFEPHTKVLPEFKGKQIKECRYRDYRNADDYTYTVQFWHIFAARLAFLILFEHVALCVKLIAAWYIPDVPQKVKNKILTEKHSNLRNELSTAEYSTEV, encoded by the exons AAAATTGAGGACACAAAGCTCTTTTATGGAGTCCGTGCCCCACAGCACATCTTCTGGAAATACCAGTGTCTCCTGACAAACCCCAACAGCAGGCAGCAAAACTTCAGTGCCTACCAGGATGTCCCAGTGACCACCAG GATACGGGTGGTGCACTTCATCCTCCAGAACACTGTGACGTCTGACTTAG AGAAGCTGCATGACCTGATGAAGAAGAAGGTGTTTGAGGCAGCCTTTCCCCTGCACAAGGTGAGGCTGAGCACACAGTGCCTGGGAGGAAAATccaggagggatggaggagcaggatggggtgggggggacctgggagtgactggggcTGCACCAAGAGCTCGATGGGTGAAGGGCAAagctcctggcagctgccctgcagctgggcagggcactaAGGGTGCCCTGATGTTCCTGCATCCAACCAACTTCTCTGCTCTCCAGAAAGAAGAGATAAGGGAAATACTAAAGAAGAAGTGGGCTCGCTGGAGAGTTCTATTTAAGGAACAGCCAATTGAGGAGATCAG GTGCTATTTTGGAGAGAAGGTGGCCTTGTACTttgcctggctgggctggtACACCTACCTGCTGATTTTcgctgccctggctgggctggcaaCCGTCGCAGCTGGGGCTACTGTTTTCAGTTCCAGCCAGGTGAG CAAGGAGATCTGTGATGCCAACAACACCATCATGTGCCCGCTCTGCGACCAGAACTGCTCGTTCTGGGTCCTCTCTGACACCTGCACCTATGCCAAG GTCACTCACATGATTGATAACGAGGCCACAGTGGTGTTTGCCATGTTCATGGCCATCTGGG CCACTGTATTCCTGGAGCTGTGGAAGAGGGAGAGAGCCAATGTGGCCACCAGCTGGGACCTGTACGGGTGGGATGAGGAAGAG gaggagTTGGCTCTGCAGCTGATCAATAACTCTCAGCACGAACCCCGGCTGTACCAGCACTCCTACTTCCGCAGCACCATTGTCCTCATCTTGGCCCTGCTGATG ATCATGGTGCTGATCGGCATCGCCCACGCGCTCGTCATCTACCGGGCGGTGGCCATGGCCCTGTTCACGCAGAGCGACGTGAGCCTGCTCAGCAAGCACGCCGACATCATCGCCGTCATGACGGGGGCCGTGCTGCACTACCTCACCATCGTCATCATGACCAAG gtcaaCTGGCACGTGGCCCTCTTCCTGTGTGACCTGG AGAAACCACGGACCTTCTCCCAGCGGGAGAACAACTTCACTGTGAAGATCTTCCTCTTTCAGTTCTTCACAAACTTCTCCTCGCTCATCTACATCGCCTTCTTCCTGGGACG GATCAATGGCCACCCAGGGCACTACGTGCGCATCGCTGGCCACTGGAGGCTGGAGGAG TGCCACCCTAGTGGCTGCATCACCGACCTCTTCATCCAGATGGCTGTCATCATGGTGCTCAAGCAGACCATCAGCAACATCATGGAGTATCTCATCCC TTTGATATCCCACCAGCTacggaagaagaaaaagcaccCCAAGAAGAGAAGTCTAATGttaggagaggaggaggaggcagaggaccCCTGCAAAAGGCAGTGGCTGAATAACTATGAACTCAACGAGGTCAACGTCTTCAGCTTGTTCAACGAGTACCTGGAGATAG TGATCCAGTACAGCTTCACCACCATCTTCGTGGCAGCCTTTCCTCTGGCCCCGCTGCTGGCCCTCATCAACAACGTCATCGAGATCCACATGGATGCCATCAAGATGATGCGGCTGCGCCGGCGCATGGTGCCCAGGAAGGCCAAGGACATCG GGATCTGGCTGCAGGTCCTAGAGGCCATTGGCATCCTGGCTGTCATTGGGAACGGGCTGGTGATCGCCATCACCTCCGACTTCATCCCCGTGCAGGTCTACAAGTACATGTACAGCCCCTGCATGAGGGAGAACCACACCAGCATGGA CTGCTCCACTGGCTACATCAACAACAGCCTCTCCGTATTCCACATCCAGGACTTCGAGCCCCACACCAAGGTGCTGCCAGAATTTAAAGGGAAGCAGATCAAGGAGTGCAG GTACCGGGATTACCGGAATGCTGACGACTACACCTACACTGTCCAGTTCTGGCACATCTTCGCAGCCCGGCTCGCCTTCCTCATCCTCTTCGAG CACGTGGCTCTGTGCGTGAAGCTGATCGCAGCCTGGTACATCCCCGATGTCCCCCAGAAGGTCAAGAATAAAATTCTGACGGAAAAACACAGCAATCTCCGCAATGAGCTGAG cACGGCAGAATACTCCACCGAGGTGTAG
- the ANO9 gene encoding anoctamin-9 isoform X1: MQDEILLTPCREFPAEDTDSFASPNEEKWDFVLVSDIHEMGSEKEIKRKKFLDELSKKGFTIKKIEDTKLFYGVRAPQHIFWKYQCLLTNPNSRQQNFSAYQDVPVTTRIRVVHFILQNTVTSDLEKLHDLMKKKVFEAAFPLHKVRLSTQCLGGKSRRDGGAGWGGGDLGVTGAAPRARWVKGKAPGSCPAAGQGTKGALMFLHPTNFSALQKEEIREILKKKWARWRVLFKEQPIEEIRCYFGEKVALYFAWLGWYTYLLIFAALAGLATVAAGATVFSSSQVSKEICDANNTIMCPLCDQNCSFWVLSDTCTYAKVTHMIDNEATVVFAMFMAIWATVFLELWKRERANVATSWDLYGWDEEEEELALQLINNSQHEPRLYQHSYFRSTIVLILALLMIMVLIGIAHALVIYRAVAMALFTQSDVSLLSKHADIIAVMTGAVLHYLTIVIMTKVNWHVALFLCDLEKPRTFSQRENNFTVKIFLFQFFTNFSSLIYIAFFLGRINGHPGHYVRIAGHWRLEECHPSGCITDLFIQMAVIMVLKQTISNIMEYLIPLISHQLRKKKKHPKKRSLMLGEEEEAEDPCKRQWLNNYELNEVNVFSLFNEYLEIVIQYSFTTIFVAAFPLAPLLALINNVIEIHMDAIKMMRLRRRMVPRKAKDIGIWLQVLEAIGILAVIGNGLVIAITSDFIPVQVYKYMYSPCMRENHTSMDCSTGYINNSLSVFHIQDFEPHTKVLPEFKGKQIKECRYRDYRNADDYTYTVQFWHIFAARLAFLILFEHVALCVKLIAAWYIPDVPQKVKNKILTEKHSNLRNELRERSPSSATPWGLFPQERVLCNPLHHGSNLTSRNPPKTAAITAEYSTEV, translated from the exons AAAATTGAGGACACAAAGCTCTTTTATGGAGTCCGTGCCCCACAGCACATCTTCTGGAAATACCAGTGTCTCCTGACAAACCCCAACAGCAGGCAGCAAAACTTCAGTGCCTACCAGGATGTCCCAGTGACCACCAG GATACGGGTGGTGCACTTCATCCTCCAGAACACTGTGACGTCTGACTTAG AGAAGCTGCATGACCTGATGAAGAAGAAGGTGTTTGAGGCAGCCTTTCCCCTGCACAAGGTGAGGCTGAGCACACAGTGCCTGGGAGGAAAATccaggagggatggaggagcaggatggggtgggggggacctgggagtgactggggcTGCACCAAGAGCTCGATGGGTGAAGGGCAAagctcctggcagctgccctgcagctgggcagggcactaAGGGTGCCCTGATGTTCCTGCATCCAACCAACTTCTCTGCTCTCCAGAAAGAAGAGATAAGGGAAATACTAAAGAAGAAGTGGGCTCGCTGGAGAGTTCTATTTAAGGAACAGCCAATTGAGGAGATCAG GTGCTATTTTGGAGAGAAGGTGGCCTTGTACTttgcctggctgggctggtACACCTACCTGCTGATTTTcgctgccctggctgggctggcaaCCGTCGCAGCTGGGGCTACTGTTTTCAGTTCCAGCCAGGTGAG CAAGGAGATCTGTGATGCCAACAACACCATCATGTGCCCGCTCTGCGACCAGAACTGCTCGTTCTGGGTCCTCTCTGACACCTGCACCTATGCCAAG GTCACTCACATGATTGATAACGAGGCCACAGTGGTGTTTGCCATGTTCATGGCCATCTGGG CCACTGTATTCCTGGAGCTGTGGAAGAGGGAGAGAGCCAATGTGGCCACCAGCTGGGACCTGTACGGGTGGGATGAGGAAGAG gaggagTTGGCTCTGCAGCTGATCAATAACTCTCAGCACGAACCCCGGCTGTACCAGCACTCCTACTTCCGCAGCACCATTGTCCTCATCTTGGCCCTGCTGATG ATCATGGTGCTGATCGGCATCGCCCACGCGCTCGTCATCTACCGGGCGGTGGCCATGGCCCTGTTCACGCAGAGCGACGTGAGCCTGCTCAGCAAGCACGCCGACATCATCGCCGTCATGACGGGGGCCGTGCTGCACTACCTCACCATCGTCATCATGACCAAG gtcaaCTGGCACGTGGCCCTCTTCCTGTGTGACCTGG AGAAACCACGGACCTTCTCCCAGCGGGAGAACAACTTCACTGTGAAGATCTTCCTCTTTCAGTTCTTCACAAACTTCTCCTCGCTCATCTACATCGCCTTCTTCCTGGGACG GATCAATGGCCACCCAGGGCACTACGTGCGCATCGCTGGCCACTGGAGGCTGGAGGAG TGCCACCCTAGTGGCTGCATCACCGACCTCTTCATCCAGATGGCTGTCATCATGGTGCTCAAGCAGACCATCAGCAACATCATGGAGTATCTCATCCC TTTGATATCCCACCAGCTacggaagaagaaaaagcaccCCAAGAAGAGAAGTCTAATGttaggagaggaggaggaggcagaggaccCCTGCAAAAGGCAGTGGCTGAATAACTATGAACTCAACGAGGTCAACGTCTTCAGCTTGTTCAACGAGTACCTGGAGATAG TGATCCAGTACAGCTTCACCACCATCTTCGTGGCAGCCTTTCCTCTGGCCCCGCTGCTGGCCCTCATCAACAACGTCATCGAGATCCACATGGATGCCATCAAGATGATGCGGCTGCGCCGGCGCATGGTGCCCAGGAAGGCCAAGGACATCG GGATCTGGCTGCAGGTCCTAGAGGCCATTGGCATCCTGGCTGTCATTGGGAACGGGCTGGTGATCGCCATCACCTCCGACTTCATCCCCGTGCAGGTCTACAAGTACATGTACAGCCCCTGCATGAGGGAGAACCACACCAGCATGGA CTGCTCCACTGGCTACATCAACAACAGCCTCTCCGTATTCCACATCCAGGACTTCGAGCCCCACACCAAGGTGCTGCCAGAATTTAAAGGGAAGCAGATCAAGGAGTGCAG GTACCGGGATTACCGGAATGCTGACGACTACACCTACACTGTCCAGTTCTGGCACATCTTCGCAGCCCGGCTCGCCTTCCTCATCCTCTTCGAG CACGTGGCTCTGTGCGTGAAGCTGATCGCAGCCTGGTACATCCCCGATGTCCCCCAGAAGGTCAAGAATAAAATTCTGACGGAAAAACACAGCAATCTCCGCAATGAGCTGAG ggagaggagtccttcctCTGCTACACCATGGGGTCTCTTCCCACAGGAGAGAGTTCTCTGCAACCCTCTCCACCACGGCTCCAATCTCACAAGCAGGaatcctcccaaaactgctgcaat cACGGCAGAATACTCCACCGAGGTGTAG
- the SIGIRR gene encoding single Ig IL-1-related receptor yields MADLCSVPPEFLVPAANETLDVVLGSQVELNCTVRWAGTEHCQPIPTWSKDGQWLGSGSSQDTVWSGQNSSEQLLASVLQLNLTHDADFGVFACWISNATATFTLRRAEAVGHVPAVLAALLVLVLLVLLAVLYVRCRLNALLWYRDRYGELEINDGKLYDAYVSHATAPDDRKFIHFIMKPQLENRHGYKLFLDEQNILPNSEPSADLIMNVSRCRRLIVVLSVAYLEQEWCNSSFREGLWRLLELSRKPIFIVFESQYREITHPAITLLKQHRSTVTLLVWRAGSMTPSSDFWKELCLALPRKVSFAGGRSVGDPQTQLQEDKDPMLILHSSYLDSAGDLDPDGDLGTGLRGRVFGSPPPPRLGGRSAPGAPAPSGTEDAQLRDGQRSELDVSDLGSRNYGARTDFYCLVTEDDI; encoded by the exons ATGGCAG aCCTTTGCAGCGTGCCCCCCGAATTCCTGGTGCCGGCTGCCAACGAGACGCTGGACGTGGTGCTGGGGAGCCAGGTCGAGCTGAACTGCACCGTGCGCTGGGCAGGCACCGAGCACTGCCAGCCCATTCCCACCTGGAGCAAGGATGGGCAGTGGCTGGGCAGCGGGAGCAGCCAGGACACTGTCTG GTCTGGCCAAAACtcctcagagcagctcctggccagCGTCCTGCAGCTCAACCTCACCCACGATGCTGATTTCGGGGTGTTTGCCTGCTGGATCAGCAATGCCACGGCCACCTTCACCCTGCGGCGAGCCG AGGCGGTGGGGCATGTGCCAGCGGTGCTGGCAGCCCTCCTGGTCCtggtgctcctggtgctcctggctgtgctctACGTCCGGTGCCGCCTGAACGCGCTCCTCTGGTACCGGGACCGCTACGGAGAGCTGGAGATCAACG ATGGGAAGCTCTACGATGCCTACGTCTCCCACGCCACTGCCCCCGATGACCGGAAGTTCATCCACTTCATCATGAAGCCGCAGCTGGAAAACCGCCACGGCTACAAGCTCTTCCTGGACGAGCAGAACATCCTGCCCAACTCAG AGCCATCAGCTGACCTCATCATGAATGTCAGCCGGTGCCGGCGCCTCATCGTGGTGCTCTCCGTCGCGTACCTGGAGCAGGAGTGGTGCAACAGCAGCTTCAG GGAAGGGctctggaggctgctggagctttcCAGGAAACCCATCTTCATCGTCTTCGAGAGCCAGTACCGGGAGATCACCCACCCTGCCATCACCCTGCTGAAGCAGCACCGAAGCACAGTGACCCTGCTGGTGTGGAGAGCCGGCTCCATG ACCCCATCGTCGGACTTCTggaaggagctgtgcctggcccTGCCGCGCAAGGTGTCCTTCGCGGGGGGAAGGAGCGTGGGGGACCCGCAgacccagctgcaggaggacaaGGACCCCATGCTGATCCTGCACAGCAGCTACCTGGACAGCGCAGGAGACCTGGACCCGGACGGGGACCTCGGCACAG gcctCCGAGGGCGCGTCTTCGGAagccccccgccgccccgcctGGGTGGGCGCAGCGCTCCCGGGGCTCCGGCGCCCAGCGGGACGGAGGACGCGCAGCTGCGGGACGGGCAGCGCTCCGAGCTCGACGTCTCGGACCTGGGGTCGCGCAACTACGGCGCCCGCACGGACTTCTACTGCCTGGTGACCGAGGATGACATCTGA
- the PKP3 gene encoding plakophilin-3: MQETNAFLLSALQPEAGVCSLALPSDRQLDERSREAAEAQRLRSARVQEQVRIRMMLRGQAPARPEDLADGARGGQYSSTLRSSFSSRSQSNGVDPKASLYQPLAKKDFGTLRGSGWSSRSAVDLTPHKRMATISNGGPAKGRAYVAGYAASQAATASPRPSSFHERNFRSRQNLDTLSLRSLRLADGPLPLADDRYSVLSEQLDAPGHRQLYKSQAGGGFGRSFAFERQLSAGTAAKAGCEWLDGAEGPPSRTIRAPAMRTLQRFQSNNRSRLSAGSFGTMPAGGGGAFLGLGEHSSRAPSVRSLAESGHHLAEPRAMEMYNGHSTLLGRHAGGFDDIDLPSAVKYLIASDPNLQVLGAAYLQHKCYSDSSAKKQARSLQAMPKLVKLFNSPNQEVQRHATGAMRNLIYDNAENKLALVEENGIYELMRTLREPDDELRKNVTGILWNLSSSDNLKDRLARDTLEQLTDLVLVPLSGLGASGVIQQNPSEAEIFYNSTGFLRNLSSASQQTRQKMRECHGLVDSMIHYVNSSLEVGKSEDKSVENAVCVLRNLSYRLYDEMPPSSLQRLEGHRRNAGGTVTGELVGCFSPQSKKAREHYLNADIVTFTEVSKDPKGMEWLWNPQIVGIYNRLLQRCELNKHTTEAASGALQNITAGDRRWAGVLSRLALEQERILNPVLDRVRTADHHQLRSLTGLIRNLSRHARNKDEMSTKVVSHLIEKLPGSVGDKAPPADVIVNIIAVLNNLVVESPMAARDIVYFDGLRKLFFIKKRRDSSDNEKSSRAAASLLGNMWQYTKLHRDFKMKGYRKEDFLSL, encoded by the exons ATGCAGGAGACTAACGCCTTCCTGCTGTCGGCCCTGCAGCCCGAGGCCGGCGTCTgctccctggccttgccctcggACCGGCAGCTGGACGAGCGTAGCCGGGAGGCGGCCGAGGCCCAGCGGCTGCGCAGCGCCCGCGTCCAGGAGCAGGTCCGCATCCGCATGATGCTGCGGGGGCaagcgcccgcccgccccgagGACCTCGCCGACGGCGCCAGAG GCGGTCAGTACAGCTCGACCCTGCGCTCCTCCTTCAGCTCCCGCTCCCAGAGCAATGGGGTGGACCCCAAGGCCTCG CTGTACCAGCCGCTGGCCAAGAAGGATTTCGGCACGCTGCGGGGCAGCGGCTGGTCCTCGCGCTCGGCCGTGGACCTCACGCCGCACAAGCGCATGGCCACCATCAGCAACGGGGGCCCGGCCAAGGGCCGCGCGTACGTGGCCGGCTACGCGGCCTCGCAGGCGGCCACCGCCTCGCCGCGGCCCAGCTCCTTCCACGAGCGCAACTTCCGCAGCCGGCAGAACCTGGACACGCTGTCGCTGCGCTCCCTGCGCCTGGCCGACGGGCCGCTCCCGCTCGCCGACGACCGCTACAGCGTCCTGTCGGAGCAGCTGGACGCGCCGGGGCACCGGCAGCTCTACAAGAGCCAGGCCGGCGGCGGCTTCGGCCGCTCCTTCGCCTTCGAGCGGCAGCTGAGCGCCGGCACGGCCGCCAAGGCCGGCTGCGAGTGGCTGGACGGCGCCGAGGGGCCGCCGAGCCGCACCATCCGCGCGCCCGCCATGCGCACGCTGCAGCGCTTCCAGAGCAACAACCGCTCGAGGCTGAGCGCCGGCTCCTTCGGCACCATGccggcgggaggcggcggcgccttcctggggctgggggagcacagCTCCCGCGCCCCCTCCGTGCGCAGCCTGGCCGAGTCCGGCCACCACCTCGCCGAGCCGCGCGCCATGGAGATGTACAACGGGCACAGCACGCTGCTCGGGCGCCACGCCGGCGG GTTTGACGACATCGACCTGCCCTCAGCAGTGAAGTACCTGATCGCCAGTGACCCCAACCTGCAGGTGCTGGGCGCTGCCTACCTGCAGCACAAGTGCTACAGCGACAGCAGCGCCAAGAAGCAG GCCCGCAGCCTGCAGGCCATGCCCAAGCTGGTGAAGCTGTTCAACAGCCCGAACCAGGAGGTGCAGCGCCACGCCACCGGCGCCATGCGCAACCTCATCTACGACAACGCCGAGAACAAGCTGGCACTGGTGGAGGAGAACGGCATCTACGAGCTGATGCGCACCCTGCGGGAGCCCGACGACGAGCTCCGCAAGAATGTCACAG GGATCCTGTGGAATCTGTCCTCCAGTGACAACCTGAAGGATCGCCTGGCCCGGGACACCCTGGAGCAGCTCACAGACCTGGTCCTGGTCCCTCTCTCTGGGCTGGGGGCTTCAGGTGTCATCCAGCAGAACCCCTCAGAGGCAGAGATCTTTTACAACTCCACGGGCTTCCTCAG GAacctgagctctgccagccagcAGACCCGGCAGAAGATGCGCGAGTGCCACGGGCTGGTGGACTCCATGATCCACTATGTGAACAGCTCCCTGGAGGTGGGGAAGTCGGAGGACAAG agCGTGGAGAACGCTGTCTGTGTCCTGCGCAACCTCTCCTACCGCTTGTACGACGAGATGCCCCCGTCCTCGCTGCAGCGCCTCGAGGGCCACCGGAGGAACGCCGGTGGCACGGTGACAGGGGAGCTGGTGGGCTGCTTCAGCCCCCAGAGCAAGAAGGCCAGGGAG CACTACCTGAATGCAGACATCGTCACCTTCACGGAGGTCTCCAAGGACCCCAAGGGCATGGAGTGGCTCTGGAACCCGCAGATCGTGGGCATCTACAACCGGCTGCTGCAGCGCTGCGAGCTCAACAAGCACACGACGGAGGCGGCCTCGGGAGCCCTGCAGAACATCACGGCCGGGGACCGCAGG TGGGCGGGTGTGCTGAGCCGGCTGGCGCTGGAGCAGGAGCGCATCCTGAATCCCGTGCTGGACCGTGTCCGCACTGCCGACCACCACCAGCTGCGCTCCCTCACCGGCCTCATCCGCAACCTGTCCCGCCACGCCCGCAACAAGGACGAGATGT CCACCAAGGTGGTCAGCCACCTGATCGAGAAGCTGCCCGGGAGTGTCGGGGACAAGGCCCCGCCTGCCGACGTCATCGTGAACATCATCGCGGTGCTCAACAACCTGGTGGTGGAGAGCCCCATGGCCGCCCGCGACATCGTCTACTTCGACGGCCTCAGGAAGCTCTTCTTCATCAAGAAGCGACGGGACAG CTCAGACAATGAGAAGTCCTCCCGAGCCGCTGCCAGCCTCCTGGGAAACATGTGGCAGTACACCAAGCTCCACCGGGACTTCAAGATG AAGGGGTACCGGAAGGAGGACTTCCTCAGCCTGTGA